The following proteins come from a genomic window of Gordonia westfalica:
- a CDS encoding lipase family alpha/beta hydrolase, whose translation MFSGLSRGVTALLGGLGVAAIGIGTFAAPSSAAPADPGDRVVVIVPGQQLYADEGQNEETFRPLADAIRSAGHRVVFAHAGGRDVAADARLIKGVIDPLTADAESVDIVAHSAGGLGARHYLKFLGGAGVVGEYVAIGTAQYGSPGGCSQPRDGGYDTCMYADAVKRLNAGPDAPGPTRYSVVQSDGEWTDGRLDGTPQCRAYSPVPLANTGFDHAIEMRDPTIISRVVTSLRGGCTGRVVTEPVDSFDWQSTLFPGIPGAAGDAVRDAVPGVVPAP comes from the coding sequence CGCGTTGCTCGGCGGCCTCGGTGTCGCCGCAATCGGGATCGGCACGTTCGCCGCTCCCTCGTCGGCCGCCCCGGCCGACCCGGGAGACCGGGTCGTCGTGATCGTTCCGGGCCAGCAGCTCTACGCCGACGAGGGGCAGAACGAGGAGACGTTCCGCCCGCTCGCTGACGCGATCCGGTCCGCCGGGCACCGTGTCGTCTTCGCCCACGCAGGTGGCCGGGACGTGGCGGCCGACGCCCGGTTGATCAAAGGCGTCATCGATCCGCTCACGGCCGACGCCGAATCGGTCGACATCGTCGCGCACAGCGCCGGCGGCCTCGGTGCGCGTCACTATCTGAAGTTCCTCGGCGGCGCCGGCGTGGTCGGCGAGTACGTGGCGATCGGCACCGCCCAGTACGGCTCTCCCGGTGGATGCTCGCAGCCCCGCGACGGCGGCTACGACACCTGCATGTACGCCGACGCCGTCAAACGCCTCAACGCCGGACCCGACGCCCCCGGGCCGACCCGCTACTCGGTAGTCCAGAGCGACGGCGAGTGGACCGACGGCCGGCTCGACGGAACGCCGCAGTGCCGCGCCTACTCCCCTGTCCCTCTGGCCAACACCGGTTTCGACCACGCCATCGAGATGCGCGACCCGACGATCATCTCCCGCGTGGTGACGTCACTGCGCGGCGGTTGCACGGGACGGGTCGTCACCGAGCCCGTCGACAGCTTCGACTGGCAGTCGACCCTGTTCCCGGGCATCCCCGGCGCAGCGGGCGACGCCGTCCGCGACGCCGTACCCGGCGTCGTTCCGGCGCCCTGA
- a CDS encoding peptide deformylase has translation MAILPICIVGEPVLHQPTSPVPLDADGRPSQEVITLLDNMYETMDAAHGVGLAANQVGVGSRMFVYDCPDGDRTATRRRGEVINPVLETSEIPETMPDPDDNDEGCLSVPGEQFPTGRADWARVTGVDRTGAEVVIEGNGFFARMLQHEVGHLDGFLYVDVLVGRNARAAKKAIKRNKWGVPGLTWLPGAVADPFGHDDDDDDD, from the coding sequence ATGGCGATTCTCCCGATCTGCATCGTGGGCGAGCCGGTGCTGCACCAGCCCACCTCCCCGGTCCCACTCGACGCGGACGGCCGTCCGTCGCAAGAGGTCATCACCCTCCTCGACAACATGTACGAGACCATGGACGCCGCCCACGGCGTGGGGCTGGCGGCCAACCAGGTCGGCGTCGGGTCCCGCATGTTCGTCTACGACTGCCCGGACGGCGACCGAACGGCAACCCGTCGACGCGGCGAGGTGATCAACCCGGTCCTGGAGACCTCCGAGATCCCGGAGACCATGCCCGATCCCGACGACAACGACGAGGGTTGCCTTTCGGTGCCGGGTGAGCAGTTCCCGACCGGCCGCGCCGACTGGGCGCGCGTCACCGGCGTCGACCGGACCGGCGCCGAGGTCGTGATCGAGGGCAACGGCTTCTTCGCCCGGATGCTGCAGCACGAGGTGGGCCATCTCGACGGCTTCCTCTACGTCGACGTGCTCGTCGGGCGTAACGCGCGGGCCGCGAAGAAGGCCATCAAGCGCAACAAGTGGGGAGTCCCCGGACTGACCTGGCTGCCGGGCGCCGTCGCCGACCCGTTCGGTCACGACGACGATGATGACGACGACTGA
- a CDS encoding N-acetylglutamate synthase, CG3035 family: MAQQHTPRSGAVIGDRVVVRYLLGESTPADWRGNPDAAQSDVTGFLIDDADPVRLERDGEVVSIPAAAITSVKLLSAKPVRNKEIRALEGVAARSWPGVETAWIAGWFVRAGHGFSRRANSAIPLDMSAHPDATTLGRIAQWYADRDLRPLLALPERLLKASVVGGVEDVEVQMLTCDVTVLTGRLGEFGSDAVRLADEPDADWLAAYTGHRSGGDTDAARQVVTAGDGPPIFAAIVDAESSAVTAIGRGVVTESPDGRKWLGLSALWTDPERRRSGLSTRVLAALVAWGADHGADAAYLQVETTNRVAGAWYRRLGFGLHHTYRYITPDVPSPDPALREH, from the coding sequence GTGGCCCAGCAGCACACGCCCCGATCGGGCGCCGTGATCGGCGACCGCGTCGTCGTGCGCTATCTGCTCGGTGAGTCGACGCCCGCGGACTGGCGGGGCAATCCCGATGCGGCGCAGTCCGATGTCACCGGCTTCCTGATCGACGACGCCGACCCGGTCCGTCTCGAACGCGACGGCGAGGTGGTGTCGATCCCGGCTGCCGCCATCACCTCGGTGAAGCTGCTCTCGGCCAAACCGGTGCGCAACAAGGAGATCCGCGCCCTTGAGGGCGTCGCCGCGCGATCATGGCCCGGTGTCGAGACGGCGTGGATCGCCGGATGGTTCGTCCGCGCCGGGCACGGATTCAGCCGCCGCGCGAATTCGGCCATCCCCCTGGACATGTCGGCCCACCCCGATGCGACGACGCTCGGGCGCATCGCACAGTGGTACGCCGACCGGGACCTGCGGCCCCTCCTCGCGCTACCGGAGCGGTTGCTGAAGGCCTCCGTCGTCGGCGGCGTCGAGGACGTCGAGGTTCAGATGCTCACCTGCGACGTGACCGTCCTGACCGGCCGCCTCGGCGAGTTCGGTTCGGACGCTGTCCGTCTCGCCGATGAACCCGATGCCGACTGGCTCGCCGCCTACACCGGTCACCGATCCGGTGGGGACACCGACGCGGCGCGACAAGTGGTGACCGCGGGAGACGGGCCACCGATCTTCGCCGCGATCGTCGACGCCGAGTCCTCGGCGGTCACCGCGATCGGCCGCGGCGTCGTCACCGAATCACCCGACGGCCGCAAATGGTTGGGACTGTCGGCGTTGTGGACCGACCCGGAACGACGCCGATCAGGGTTGTCGACGCGGGTCCTCGCCGCATTGGTGGCGTGGGGCGCCGATCACGGCGCCGACGCCGCCTACCTGCAGGTCGAGACCACCAACCGAGTCGCCGGCGCCTGGTACCGACGACTCGGCTTCGGGCTGCACCACACCTACCGGTACATCACGCCCGACGTCCCCTCTCCTGACCCCGCTCTCCGCGAACACTGA
- a CDS encoding ribonuclease domain-containing protein codes for MPSRSRSTPTVAQRRRQAAITAAAFALIAVVFAVTWFINSGSDSGADESSAAGIVSSASSTERTSAAETTTPRSSARKTTASKSTAAATATVPARVTRTLALIDAGEWPEAARAPGTKGGIAFRNNERLLPAADANGRRITYREWDVNPKEPGRSRDAERIVTGSDGTAWYTADHYRSFILIRGPS; via the coding sequence ATGCCAAGCCGTTCACGCTCGACGCCGACCGTCGCACAACGCCGCCGTCAGGCCGCGATCACCGCTGCTGCGTTCGCCCTCATCGCCGTGGTCTTCGCGGTGACCTGGTTCATCAACAGCGGCAGCGATTCCGGAGCCGACGAGTCCTCCGCCGCCGGCATCGTGTCGTCGGCGAGTTCGACCGAACGGACGTCGGCCGCCGAGACGACCACTCCCCGGTCGTCGGCCCGCAAGACAACAGCCTCCAAGAGTACGGCAGCCGCGACCGCGACCGTCCCCGCGCGAGTCACGCGTACGCTCGCCCTGATCGATGCCGGCGAATGGCCGGAGGCCGCCCGGGCACCGGGGACGAAGGGCGGGATCGCCTTCCGTAACAACGAACGTCTTCTCCCCGCCGCGGATGCGAACGGACGTCGCATCACCTACCGGGAATGGGACGTCAACCCGAAGGAGCCCGGCCGCAGCCGGGATGCCGAGCGGATCGTCACCGGAAGCGACGGAACCGCCTGGTACACCGCAGATCACTACCGCTCGTTCATCCTGATTCGAGGACCGTCATGA
- a CDS encoding barstar family protein gives MTQHDDSRSSDSLARFLDGAGNEGPAVGLTLSPDLPDLGPDTRLRTISGTAATTTGTLYTTFARVWDFPDHFGRNRDAFDDCMRDLDTPDADGRTPTVIVTHITHAHRLLDEDDATFTWFADSIGFYRDHYRDAGRTFALILSTSRSRASAVLARWTAAGVPVADLGEH, from the coding sequence ATGACCCAGCACGACGATTCCCGCAGCTCCGACTCTCTGGCGCGGTTCCTCGACGGCGCCGGAAACGAGGGTCCGGCAGTCGGACTCACGCTCTCACCGGATCTGCCCGACCTCGGTCCGGACACCCGCCTGCGCACGATCAGCGGCACCGCGGCGACCACGACCGGTACCCTCTACACCACCTTCGCCCGTGTGTGGGACTTCCCGGATCACTTCGGCCGCAATCGCGATGCGTTCGACGACTGCATGCGCGACCTCGACACCCCGGACGCCGACGGCCGCACTCCGACGGTCATCGTCACCCACATCACCCACGCTCACCGACTGCTCGACGAGGACGACGCCACCTTCACCTGGTTCGCCGACTCGATCGGCTTCTACCGCGATCACTACCGCGATGCCGGACGGACTTTCGCGCTGATCCTGTCGACGTCCCGCTCACGCGCCTCGGCGGTACTGGCCCGCTGGACCGCCGCCGGTGTGCCGGTCGCCGATCTCGGGGAGCACTGA
- a CDS encoding exodeoxyribonuclease III, whose protein sequence is MRIATWNVNSIRARSESVVEWMDQSDIDVLAMQETKCHDDAFPLMSFLASGYDVAHVGQGAYNGVAIASRVGLDAVEISFDGVPTYPVDGQPIREARAISAVCAGIRVWSLYVPNGRTPDDPHYEYKLRWLDALGDHIALRLAHDPASEMMLAGDWNVAQTDDDVWDRGYFEGRTHVTQPERAAVQRFLDGGLVDSALPYAPGYTFWDYTQLRFPRNEGMRIDYAFCSPALDTRVMGAQVDREARKRKGASDHAPVVFDLG, encoded by the coding sequence ATGCGGATCGCCACGTGGAACGTCAACTCCATCCGCGCACGCTCGGAGTCGGTCGTCGAATGGATGGACCAGTCCGACATCGACGTCCTCGCCATGCAGGAGACCAAGTGTCACGACGACGCGTTCCCGCTGATGAGCTTCCTGGCCTCCGGGTACGACGTCGCTCATGTCGGGCAGGGCGCCTACAACGGTGTGGCGATCGCGTCGCGGGTCGGACTGGACGCCGTGGAGATCTCGTTCGACGGGGTGCCCACCTATCCGGTCGACGGCCAGCCGATCCGTGAAGCCCGCGCGATCTCCGCGGTGTGCGCGGGAATTCGCGTATGGAGTCTCTATGTACCCAACGGGCGGACACCCGACGACCCGCACTACGAGTACAAACTCCGTTGGCTCGACGCCCTCGGCGACCACATCGCGCTGCGTCTGGCACACGACCCGGCGAGCGAGATGATGCTGGCCGGCGACTGGAACGTCGCGCAGACCGACGACGACGTCTGGGATCGCGGGTACTTCGAGGGACGCACTCACGTCACGCAGCCGGAACGTGCTGCAGTGCAGCGCTTCCTGGACGGCGGTCTGGTCGACTCCGCCCTCCCGTACGCCCCGGGCTACACGTTCTGGGACTACACGCAGCTCCGTTTCCCCCGCAACGAGGGAATGCGCATCGACTACGCGTTCTGCTCACCGGCTCTCGACACGCGCGTCATGGGCGCGCAGGTCGACCGCGAGGCCCGGAAACGCAAGGGCGCCAGCGATCATGCCCCGGTGGTGTTCGACCTCGGCTAG
- a CDS encoding siderophore-interacting protein produces the protein MSQVATRGRGWQGAVLKLLGGDDFELTVTGTEAVTDHYVRLTFTGGGLLAKRALHPTMWIRMWFDDAGKLHQRGYTLVDADPAADTFGIEFAIHDGIAARWAQEARVGDTINATVMGSKFAMPGDARGWIIAGDAASLPAINSLLDAIEASDNPSTPATIWLEYQHESDKSLPLRVRAHDTVHWIARERDGAALVDAVRAAAFDAADHFGWVALDSVGTRAVAKALKDEYGIPKKSVKAQAYWIPGKSFA, from the coding sequence GTGAGTCAGGTGGCGACCAGGGGTCGCGGCTGGCAGGGCGCGGTCCTCAAGCTGCTCGGCGGCGACGACTTCGAGCTCACCGTGACCGGCACCGAGGCTGTCACCGATCACTATGTGCGCCTGACGTTCACCGGCGGCGGTCTCCTCGCGAAGCGGGCACTGCACCCCACGATGTGGATCCGGATGTGGTTCGACGACGCGGGCAAACTCCACCAACGGGGTTACACCCTGGTCGACGCCGACCCTGCCGCCGACACCTTCGGCATCGAGTTCGCGATCCACGACGGAATCGCGGCACGCTGGGCGCAGGAGGCGAGGGTCGGTGACACGATCAACGCCACCGTGATGGGCTCGAAGTTCGCGATGCCCGGCGACGCGCGAGGCTGGATCATCGCCGGTGACGCCGCCTCGCTGCCGGCGATCAACTCACTGCTCGACGCCATCGAGGCGTCGGACAACCCGTCGACACCGGCGACCATCTGGCTCGAATACCAGCACGAGAGCGACAAGTCGTTGCCGCTCCGTGTGCGCGCCCACGACACCGTGCACTGGATCGCCCGCGAGCGCGACGGTGCCGCACTCGTCGACGCCGTGCGCGCTGCGGCCTTCGATGCTGCGGACCACTTCGGTTGGGTGGCACTGGACTCGGTCGGTACCCGCGCGGTCGCGAAGGCGCTGAAGGACGAGTACGGCATTCCCAAGAAGTCGGTGAAGGCGCAGGCCTACTGGATTCCGGGCAAGTCCTTCGCCTGA
- the mbtM gene encoding long-chain-fatty acid--ACP ligase MbtM, whose product MSQSSVVLEETGSTNTLAATVREAMTAGDTTLSVLDSDTGEWVTTPWREVHARAEQIAVQLLADSKLHEPLAVGLIGDPTVDLIAAVQGAWLAGVPVSILPGPIRGADEDRWAETTYSRFVSIGVGTVLGSGSQLDLLAKVDGQLQIARVSEFGLTADTCDFVARNVNTNTVAVLQGTAGSTGDPKTAVLSASAVYSNAIELVSRLGLHRTRDTGFSWLPLYHDMGLMFLLAGMTSGISTYIVPNTAFAAAPFKWMQWLTETKTTVTAAPNFAYDILGRYGKLLRDIDLSNLRVAISGGEPIDADAFDKFLDATEPFGFSRSAAAPAYGMAESACAVTMPAVGEGAHYDEVTVTPPGGGEPIRRRYAILGKPLGGMQVRIVEPNVDVPTIDGRSVGHVEIRGASMMRGYLGGADLGAGEWFSTGDLGYLIDDRLVICGRAKEVIIVAGRNLFPIEIERAAAEVAGVRRGGVVAMARGEGSSRPGLVILAEYKGSDPEKARAEVISEVASACGIMPADVIFVAPDSVPRTTSGKIRRLETRQMIEDGAFETAGQQ is encoded by the coding sequence ATGTCGCAGAGCAGCGTGGTCCTGGAGGAAACCGGTTCGACCAATACCCTCGCAGCCACCGTCCGAGAGGCGATGACGGCCGGGGACACGACGCTGTCTGTGCTGGACTCCGACACCGGCGAATGGGTGACCACTCCCTGGCGTGAGGTCCACGCACGCGCCGAGCAGATCGCTGTGCAGCTCCTCGCGGACAGCAAGCTCCATGAGCCGCTGGCCGTCGGGCTCATCGGCGATCCCACCGTCGACCTGATCGCCGCGGTCCAGGGCGCCTGGCTCGCCGGCGTGCCGGTGAGCATCCTCCCCGGACCCATCCGCGGCGCAGACGAGGACCGATGGGCTGAGACCACCTACTCGCGGTTCGTCTCGATCGGCGTGGGCACGGTCCTGGGAAGCGGCTCCCAGCTCGATCTGCTCGCCAAGGTCGACGGTCAGTTGCAGATCGCCCGGGTCTCCGAGTTCGGTCTCACCGCCGACACCTGCGACTTCGTCGCCCGCAACGTCAACACCAACACCGTCGCGGTCCTGCAGGGCACCGCCGGATCGACCGGTGACCCCAAGACCGCGGTGCTCTCGGCGTCGGCCGTCTACTCCAATGCGATCGAGCTCGTCAGCCGACTGGGCCTGCATCGCACCCGCGACACCGGATTCAGCTGGCTGCCGCTCTACCACGACATGGGACTGATGTTCCTCCTCGCCGGTATGACGTCGGGCATCTCGACCTACATCGTGCCGAACACCGCGTTCGCGGCGGCGCCGTTCAAATGGATGCAGTGGCTGACCGAGACCAAGACAACCGTCACCGCGGCCCCGAACTTCGCCTACGACATCCTCGGCCGCTACGGAAAGCTCCTGCGCGACATCGACCTGTCGAATCTCCGCGTCGCGATCAGCGGCGGCGAGCCCATCGACGCCGACGCCTTCGACAAGTTCCTCGATGCGACCGAGCCGTTCGGATTCAGCCGGTCGGCAGCGGCACCCGCCTACGGCATGGCCGAGTCGGCGTGCGCGGTCACCATGCCCGCCGTCGGCGAGGGTGCACACTACGACGAGGTCACCGTGACCCCGCCCGGCGGCGGCGAGCCCATCCGACGCCGCTACGCGATCCTCGGAAAACCGCTGGGCGGTATGCAGGTTCGGATAGTCGAACCGAATGTTGACGTTCCCACCATCGACGGTCGTTCCGTGGGCCATGTGGAGATCCGTGGCGCCTCGATGATGCGCGGCTATCTCGGCGGCGCCGATCTCGGTGCGGGGGAATGGTTCTCCACAGGTGACCTCGGTTACCTGATCGACGACCGGCTGGTCATCTGTGGACGGGCCAAAGAGGTCATCATCGTCGCCGGGCGCAACCTGTTCCCGATCGAGATCGAGCGCGCGGCGGCCGAGGTCGCCGGCGTGCGGCGTGGTGGCGTGGTGGCGATGGCCCGTGGCGAGGGGTCGTCGCGCCCGGGTCTGGTGATCCTCGCCGAGTACAAGGGGTCGGACCCGGAAAAGGCGCGCGCAGAGGTCATCTCGGAGGTGGCGTCGGCGTGCGGGATCATGCCCGCCGACGTGATCTTCGTCGCGCCGGACTCGGTTCCGCGCACCACTTCGGGCAAGATCCGCCGCCTCGAGACCCGGCAGATGATCGAGGACGGGGCGTTCGAAACGGCCGGGCAGCAGTGA
- a CDS encoding non-ribosomal peptide synthetase, whose amino-acid sequence MATNSEMTSRITDRASSADIRAEVATALGVAPESLDPDQDLIAQGLDSLRMMRLAGTWRKRGIDIDFARLAAQPTLNAWTEMITAGAAPGPETAAAATPPGPAVPDIRGEVATALGVAPESLDPDQDLIAQGLDSLRMMRLAGTWRKRGIDIDFARLAAQPTLNAWTMLLGGPATPAETTGSPETVDPTAPFPLAPMQHAYWIGRSDSHAFGNVAAHLYIEFDGHDLDPDRFTTAMGELMQRHPMLRVLVLPDGTQVVGPAHPEAIAVHDLRSQSAEMVEAILNEKRSHGTHRSLPVEEGAVIRAELSLLPDGSTRVHLDVDMIAADAMSYRVLVDDFARLYRGETLPELGVTFATITADRTSREVRDEDLAWWRERIPHLPGPPELPLDDRAARGEVEPRSVRLHHSVSASEWKRLEEHAHRRGVTPAAAVAAVFAEAVGTHAANSRFLLTIPLFDRPQIHADVERVVGDFTSSILVDVDLGESATLAERARQMRSSMHDAAAHGSMSGLDVLRELGRARGESVVSPVVFTSALGLGDLFSTQATDVLGDPAWIVSQGPQVLLDAQVTEIAGGLLLNWDVRVSDLDETTARAMFDYYVRLLGLLVDGEWDVPAPDPVADEVRAQRLSVENPLPDTDAFDGTLHGTIFGRAAERPADPAVITDDRTWTHGELTDEALRVAGALTAAGVRNGDTVVVNLPKGGDQVVAALAVLSVGAAYVPIAPTQPASRRDRIVSIAGPRAVLTADVDAWAGTDGPAVIDMTHARTATPARPAAVSGDALAYILFTSGSTGLPKGVQVPHRAAVATITDLVDRYSLDARDRSLQVSSLEFDLSVFDIFGLLAVGGAVVVPGDDERTRVDDWVRLLAEHSVTVLNCVPSILGMILDIGSLPASMRTIIMGGDKVDVSLLDRVAAQLPDCRVAGLGGTTETAIHSTICEAADVPAGMAFVPYGVPLRGVRCRVVDETGRDRPDLVPGELWIGGAGVADGYRGDPERTADRFVSHDGEQWYRTGDLARYLPGGFLDFLGRADHMVKVRGYRVELGEVEAGLLGLDEVGSAVAWSDGRDLRAAVVPAATRVDEDAILSGLAEALPPHMIPRSVTVLDALPLTANGKYDRKALAAMTDNSDSEPTVVAPRTPLEEALVVIFSEVLPVRPIGVTEDFISLGGDSVQATRLVALSRTWLDAPRLSVADIFGHRTIAGLAERLTALDGPRVTRVAEMLLDVVALSDEQVDAELAGT is encoded by the coding sequence ATGGCCACGAATTCTGAGATGACATCCCGCATCACGGACCGCGCCAGTTCAGCCGACATCCGAGCCGAGGTCGCGACCGCCCTCGGCGTGGCCCCGGAGTCACTCGACCCCGACCAGGACCTCATCGCCCAGGGACTCGACTCCCTGCGGATGATGCGATTGGCCGGCACCTGGCGCAAACGCGGCATCGACATCGACTTCGCCCGCCTCGCCGCCCAACCCACCCTCAACGCCTGGACCGAGATGATCACCGCCGGCGCCGCACCGGGCCCGGAGACCGCCGCCGCGGCCACACCCCCGGGCCCCGCGGTGCCGGACATCCGCGGTGAAGTCGCCACCGCCCTCGGCGTGGCCCCGGAGTCACTCGACCCCGACCAGGACCTCATCGCCCAGGGACTCGACTCCCTGCGGATGATGCGATTGGCCGGCACCTGGCGCAAACGCGGCATCGACATCGACTTCGCCCGCCTCGCCGCCCAACCCACCCTCAACGCCTGGACGATGCTTCTCGGCGGTCCCGCGACACCCGCGGAGACCACCGGCTCGCCGGAAACCGTCGATCCCACAGCACCTTTCCCGCTGGCGCCGATGCAGCACGCGTACTGGATCGGACGGTCCGACAGCCATGCCTTCGGCAACGTCGCCGCGCACCTCTACATCGAATTCGACGGCCACGACCTCGATCCCGACCGCTTCACCACTGCCATGGGCGAGCTGATGCAGCGTCACCCCATGCTGCGGGTCCTCGTCCTCCCCGACGGCACGCAGGTCGTCGGACCCGCGCATCCCGAGGCCATCGCCGTCCACGACCTCCGCAGCCAGTCGGCCGAGATGGTCGAGGCGATCCTCAACGAAAAGCGTTCACACGGAACGCATCGCAGCCTCCCTGTCGAGGAGGGCGCAGTCATCCGCGCGGAGCTGAGCCTGCTCCCCGACGGCTCCACCCGGGTACACCTCGACGTCGACATGATCGCCGCCGACGCCATGAGCTACCGCGTGCTCGTCGACGACTTCGCACGTCTGTACCGCGGCGAGACCCTGCCCGAACTCGGTGTCACGTTCGCGACGATCACGGCGGACCGCACCTCACGCGAGGTCCGCGACGAAGACCTCGCATGGTGGCGCGAGCGCATCCCTCATCTGCCCGGACCGCCCGAACTCCCGCTCGACGATCGCGCCGCCCGGGGAGAGGTCGAGCCGCGCAGTGTGCGCCTCCACCACTCGGTCTCCGCCTCCGAATGGAAGCGCCTCGAAGAGCACGCGCATCGTCGAGGAGTGACGCCGGCGGCGGCGGTGGCGGCGGTGTTCGCCGAGGCCGTGGGCACCCATGCCGCGAACTCGCGCTTCCTGCTGACGATTCCGTTGTTCGACCGTCCGCAGATCCACGCCGACGTCGAACGCGTGGTCGGCGACTTCACCTCGTCGATCCTCGTCGACGTCGACCTCGGTGAATCGGCGACGCTGGCCGAACGCGCCCGTCAGATGCGTTCGTCTATGCATGACGCGGCCGCGCACGGGTCGATGAGCGGCCTCGACGTCCTCCGCGAACTCGGTCGCGCGCGAGGCGAATCCGTCGTCTCACCGGTCGTGTTCACCAGCGCACTCGGACTCGGCGACCTGTTCTCCACGCAGGCCACCGACGTGCTCGGCGATCCCGCCTGGATCGTCTCGCAGGGCCCCCAGGTGCTGCTCGACGCGCAGGTCACCGAGATCGCCGGCGGCCTGCTCCTCAACTGGGACGTCCGGGTGTCCGACCTGGACGAGACCACCGCCCGCGCGATGTTCGACTACTACGTCCGGCTGCTCGGGCTCCTCGTCGACGGCGAGTGGGATGTCCCGGCGCCCGATCCGGTCGCCGATGAAGTCCGCGCACAACGCCTTTCGGTCGAGAATCCCCTCCCGGACACCGACGCCTTCGACGGCACCCTGCACGGCACGATCTTCGGTCGCGCGGCGGAGCGGCCCGCCGACCCGGCGGTCATCACCGACGACCGCACCTGGACGCACGGCGAACTCACCGACGAGGCGCTCCGCGTGGCAGGCGCACTGACCGCAGCGGGTGTCCGCAACGGCGACACCGTCGTCGTCAACCTGCCCAAGGGCGGAGACCAGGTCGTGGCTGCACTCGCCGTGCTCTCGGTGGGCGCCGCGTACGTGCCGATCGCGCCGACGCAGCCCGCTTCCCGGCGGGACCGGATCGTGTCGATCGCCGGTCCGCGCGCCGTGCTCACCGCCGACGTCGACGCCTGGGCGGGCACCGACGGGCCTGCCGTCATCGACATGACGCACGCGCGCACCGCGACGCCGGCCCGGCCCGCCGCCGTGTCCGGCGACGCTCTGGCCTACATCCTGTTCACGTCCGGCTCGACGGGACTGCCCAAGGGCGTCCAGGTTCCGCACCGAGCCGCGGTGGCCACCATCACCGACCTGGTCGATCGCTATTCGCTCGACGCCCGCGACCGCAGCCTCCAGGTGTCCTCGCTCGAGTTCGATCTCTCCGTCTTCGACATCTTCGGCCTCCTGGCGGTCGGCGGAGCCGTGGTGGTGCCCGGCGACGACGAGCGCACCAGGGTCGACGACTGGGTCCGCCTTCTCGCCGAACACTCGGTGACCGTTCTCAACTGCGTCCCGTCGATCCTCGGCATGATCCTCGACATCGGTTCGCTGCCCGCGTCGATGCGGACGATCATCATGGGCGGGGACAAGGTCGACGTCTCGCTGCTCGATCGTGTTGCCGCACAATTGCCCGACTGCCGGGTCGCCGGCCTGGGCGGTACCACCGAGACCGCGATCCACTCCACGATCTGCGAGGCGGCCGACGTACCGGCCGGGATGGCCTTCGTCCCCTACGGTGTCCCGCTGCGCGGGGTCCGTTGCCGGGTCGTCGACGAGACCGGCCGCGATCGTCCCGACCTCGTCCCCGGCGAGTTGTGGATCGGCGGCGCCGGTGTCGCCGACGGCTACCGCGGGGACCCCGAGCGCACCGCCGACCGTTTCGTCTCCCACGACGGCGAACAGTGGTACCGGACAGGTGATCTCGCCAGGTACCTGCCGGGCGGTTTCCTCGACTTCCTCGGCCGCGCCGATCACATGGTGAAGGTCCGCGGTTACCGGGTGGAGCTCGGCGAGGTAGAGGCCGGACTCCTCGGGCTCGACGAGGTCGGCTCCGCGGTCGCCTGGTCCGACGGCCGTGACCTGCGTGCCGCCGTCGTCCCCGCCGCAACGCGGGTCGACGAGGACGCGATCCTGTCCGGACTCGCCGAAGCGCTTCCACCGCACATGATCCCGCGGTCGGTCACCGTCCTGGACGCACTACCTCTGACGGCGAACGGGAAGTACGACCGCAAGGCCCTGGCCGCCATGACCGACAATTCGGACAGCGAACCGACCGTCGTCGCTCCGCGCACGCCGCTCGAGGAGGCGCTCGTCGTCATCTTCTCCGAGGTGCTCCCGGTCCGGCCGATCGGCGTCACCGAGGATTTCATCTCCCTCGGCGGCGACTCGGTCCAGGCCACCCGCCTCGTGGCGCTGTCCCGCACGTGGCTCGACGCCCCGCGACTCTCGGTCGCCGACATCTTCGGCCACCGGACCATCGCGGGTCTCGCCGAGCGGCTCACCGCCCTCGACGGTCCCCGCGTCACGCGCGTCGCCGAGATGCTCCTCGACGTGGTGGCCCTCTCCGACGAACAGGTGGATGCCGAGCTCGCCGGCACTTGA